The nucleotide sequence TTGCTTTTCGTTGTTAGTTGCACCCTGAATGCATGGAGAACAAGAGCCAGTTGTCGTTAATCCAGTTTGGCGACTTGAAACCTCATCGAGTCCGTAATGCATTTAGTGCGTTTTCCTACGGACGACTTTAGCAGTCTGCGACTCGCAACCATGTCTACTACCATGTCAGCGTGAGTTGTCTCTGTTGTGAATTTCTTTCGGAGGCTAGTTACAGTTAACTCTGATAATATGGCGGAGATATTCTTGTTCTTTCTATCAGAGACGATGGTTTCTTTCTAGAATGTCGCTGCTAGAGGAGTTGGCGTCTCCTTACATGAAAAATGGCACCGTGGTGGAAAATCTTCCGGACGACATGCTTTACATGATCCACCCCCACTGGTACGGCTTCAGGCCCATGAATCCTCTGTGGCATAGCCTTTTGGGTTTCGCCATGGTAGTATTGGGCATCATCAGCGTGGTGGGCAACAGCATGGTCATCTATATCATGACCACCACAAAATCTCTAAGGACGCCAACCAACATGCTCGTCATCAATCTTGCCTTTTCTGACTGGTACGGCATTTATTCTTGCCACGTAAGTTAATTGCTCTGAAAATGACGCAAAAGGTACGTTTGAAAAATGTGTTGTGACGTACGTGAGATGACGGTGCCAGATGTATGTAACCGTGGTGTATGTTAGGTGCATGATGGCATTCATGATGCCCACCATGGCAGCTAACTGCTTCGCTGAGACGTGGATTCTCGGTCCGTTCATGTGCGAAGTATACGGCATGGTGGGATCTCTGTTCGGCTGTGGTTCTATCTGGTCCATGGTAATGATCACTCTGGACCGATACAACGTCATCGTGCGCGGAGTGGCAGCTGCTCCATTGACCCACAGGAGGGCTGCTCTGATGATCCTCTTCGTATGGATGTGGTCCATTGGCTGGACTCTGCTGCCCTTCTTCGGATGGAGCAGGTATGTCCACCCACAGCGTCACTTTCTTTTTCCTATTCCCTTTCTCACGCTCAGGTATGTTCCTGAGGGCAACATGACAAGCTGCACCGTCGACTATTTGACGAAGGAGTGGTGGTCCGCTTCCTACGTGGTCGCCTACGCGGGTGGTGTCTACTGGACACCACTATTCGTCAACATCTTCTGCTACTCTAAGATCGTCAAGGCCGTCGCTATGCACGAGAAACAGTTGAGGGTGCAGGCCAGAAAGATGAACGTCGCCTCGCTCAGAGCAAACACTGAACAGCAGAAGACCAGCGCCGAGGCTCGCCTGGCCAAGGTACAACATTTTACGGGACGAGGTGTCCATCTTTTCACCTAACCCTGAACCCGCAGATCGCACTGATGACGGTCGGCCTTTGGTTCATGGCTTGGACCCCATATTTAACCATCGCCTGGGCTGGCATCTTCAGCGACGGCACCAAGTTGACTCCCCTGGCAACTATCTGGGGATCTGTGTTCGCCAAAGCCAACGCCTGCTACAATCCTATCGTGTACGGCATCAGTCATCCCAAATATCGCTCAGCCCTCTACCGACGATTCCCCGCCCTGGTGTGCGCTCCTCCTGACATGAGCGACACCCGCTCGGAGGCCTCGGGAATAACCACAGTCGAAGAGAAGGTCATGACAACCGAAACCTAAGTTGTAGAGAGAAAAGCAGAAAAATAGCTTAGGATTGACTCTTTGACCGGTTGGTGCCTTTTGGAGATTATTACATTGAGGGCTCCCCTATCAATAAACATAGTGGCAGTGTGTGCATTCGCGTCTCTTGGCGGCCTTCTAGAAGTTCCAGATTCAAGGTCTTGTCATCATAGATAAATTGGACGTTTGCTCGGTCTGTCAACAGAACCATGTCGGCAATTTTCGGTTCCTGTCCAGAAGCAAATCTATGAATGCATGATGCAAACATTGAGTGACGAGCGCCGTCATACTCAACCGACTCAtagttttctgggacaaggcaaGTGACAGAAGGGTGAAACAGTACTGTAGCCAGTGACGTCACTGCGGGTGACGCGACGCCCGTCGTTCTCACTACAGAGTGCATGAGGAGCACTCTGTAACCCATAGATTGacaagttacccgtcaaaaagaactcgttacaagttaagttaccgtgtgcaaaatgtaattaAGTTAGTAACAAAGTTCTtgagcctgaaatgtaactcgcagttactgggttacttaaaaaaaagaacgagttacttccaagttacttcggacacaaaatagcattaggTAATAGCAGGTGCAGcgtgcgtgagcagttgagttagactttgagttgcctgcggaggagtgcaacacgcttagatcgttttcgtttatgtccaacaatagacctctccctgtttgtaaacaaattacgtcatagtgttcgacagcgccaaaatttggtagaattgaactacgctcgaagctagaggtgaacaaggtcgcgcccgaaagccacgggcttgaggggattactatatggtcccttaaagggacgcgaccctcggtcctacttttctttcaatgggaggcagcgaacaagtgcccgttcgtggaacccagccctccccttccgatttgtttcggtttgagtttgtctaccaatgtcatgatgacgtttctctggtctattcgaacgctttgcgtcTTACGTGGCCACGTAGCGGTGGGAAAGCCaactttttgtgtgagtcgtCCGATATCGGAACCAGTCAAAAGTGTATGTGGCGGGCGTCATGCAGATCAAAAATGTGTGAATCGGTTGTGTAATTTTGCCGGTTTCAATCGCTTTAAACTGAGATCGACTAATTTCTGTCCTCAGCGGTCAATAAGGCATAAGACCATATGCAGAAGCAGGTTTGTCAGCGTTATTACAATTTTTTGAGCTTTTCTTCCTGCGCACCGCACTTGCATGTGTTTTCTTTCATACCTTTTACAGTAACTTTGCAAAGGTTGCACCCACACCAAAAGGATGCAGAGGTCTCATTACCTGAGCGGGACAAAGCGACAAGGTCCAAGCTAGTTGGAAGTTCATGTCTAAATTGAAAACATACATCACGAACGATATACGGTCTGATTACGGCAATCAATTAGGATCATTGGCCAAAAAAAGACGGAATTCACggagtagcttattttgtgacacgtacgtTTGACGGCCCACACCCATCTTCTACtcctgtccacttcgtgtggatttggcgggaaagcGATTACATTCGCTGCACCGCATTGCCGCCTGGCTCCCACCTCACACTTGCTGTACGGGGGGGGGTCGTTGGATGTAGTTCCCAATTCAACCTAATGTTACGACTCCCAATTCAAGCTAGTGTTTTCCTATTGTTGGTCAGACAGCTTTTACAGTTGTTCTGTCATACTTTCTAGGTCAGCAGAAGTGGAGTTGAAGAGCCAATGAATCACCGAATGAGAGGGCAACAGCTTTCATTGTCCATAAACATCAACACGGAAAAGGTGCAGGGGACAGTTGTAAAACTCGTgtctccttttattttcttcttttacaaTGAAGCTCAAACTTATAAACTCAACACTGGTGTCTGACcaacagtagagaaatactagcatccagcgaacgatatcgctagcgaactagtgcTGCGAATTATGTCGGATTTGTTTCATCAGTTATCCGCAACCACGCGCAGGAACATGTGGGACCATTTTTCTGcccacacaaccagggaccattttttttgCTACGCCCGGCGTTCTCGTACGTATTTGTGCACCCAACAGTTCGTTGCGGCATTACTTTTAGCAGCTATCAACTCAGGCGAGGCGTCACCGAAGCAAGGTGAATATTGAAAGCGTACGAATAACCCTCGAGAACCGAGCGGACTCACACAGCAAGTTCTTATGGCTGCCGCCAGGATTCTCCGTGGCGCGGCGGACGCTTTGCACGAAGCGTATAGACAACGCAGGTGGTATTGTTCATTGCTTTTGACGTCGTAATTGTGCCTCTCCTGCACGTGAGTACCCAAGAATATAACAAATAGAGCAGTTGCAAAAGGATCTGTTGTCCGCACCCCCAGAACCCATATCATGCGTCTTCTGCTAGCGTAGACACGGAAGTCGACCCTTTTCCCATGATTCTGAGAAAGAGAAGCAAATAGCCGGCCACGTGGCAACCCATCGGACTGTTTTTTGTTTCCCGCCCTGAAAAAAGTTTGAAAGGAAAATTATTCTTAGAGGTGATCGACAATAAAATCGTCACCACTACCATCATTATCGTCATTGTCATCGTCGTCGGTGATCGGAGCAGGGGAGCAGCCAGGAGCAGCTCACTATGGCCATAAgctcactgatctctatatgtacagggtgtgtgcagaaaaacatgacccgcatttttacatgtaactcgttgtctacttagccgaggaacttccggtggcgcacgactgcgtatttatgcgtgcgaaagctacaaaaaaatcctggaagccatactcagtgtaaaaaaataaacagagcgcgaaaacatgagcttccatgcattagaatagggcggtcatgacagtgcatggtagtgtatttcggtctcatgagagttaagtgcaggcaccgctaggggtactgccgatgagcatccatgtgggacaccgtttcgatttatgcaccgatagctccactagcggtacttgaacacaactctcctacatacaccgtgttgccctttcacatacatcctgttgtccaccatgttgccctattctgatgcacggaagccgacgttttcgttgttccgtttactttttaagctgggtatggcttccacaatttttctacagatttcgcacgcataaatgcgccatcgtgcgccaccggaagttcgttagtcaGGTAGGCAACATGCTATGTGCCTAAATATGCGGGTCACGTTtctctgcacacaccctgtataacaggggggtcggactcgctcaaaaaagcgtgcTGCCATCCGTTGagcgggagctgccatccgttggtcatggaaggcgttgccttccgttggctgcttcattctgCCACGGTCCTtgattccgctaaacttgacgtgctcgtcttcctaaattcatcacatGATATCAAAATTCGTCGTATCTCATACgtattcgttaaacaaataagcagcaAATATTTTCCCTCTACATCACTTGCTGTCGTTCCTTCgttcactttattatcacgaaacttgACAGGCCAGAGCATGGGATGGCGGGCGGTTTCGTTTTTGGCATTTCCagttcccgttggttcgcagagcagcatgaaaatggcggtttCTCTCAGGCTGTGTCTCTAGGCCAACATATATAATACAGGAGAGCAAGAGAGAACtggaggctggaacaacatagaatggacaaatacatacaaagcctcaaattgcctaagaaatgaacgatgaaagatcaTGTAATACAGGCCTGAAAGCGGTTTCCCCAGTTGGCCGCGTGTGCAGGCAGTGGCGCTCGttccgatgatgatgatgatgatcgtgtTGGCCGTTCCCTTTATACCGGGCGGACAGCGTTCTGCGGGGGCAGTGCGTGTCCTAGCCTAAAAACACAGTTCCTCAGTCTTTTTCACCAGTTGTGGTCCTGTTATTGTTCCTGTGGGTTTTCTCCCACCACATACTCAGACGTCGTTTGACTGCATCGACGTATTTTCCTGTGCCGAATCCAAGCGCTTCCTCTAGAGATGGCGCTTCTATCGTAGGTGTCAGCTTCGTACATTCCACTACGATGTGTGATATCGATTTAGTTAGTTAGTTCCAGTACCTAAACCCTTTTAAGACAGGGTGGGCGCTTGTATCAAGCGCCTCAGGAGTAACTTGGCTGTCGCCGTAAAGTCAACTACACTACACCATAGTCAATAGCCACACAGACTACACTACTGCAGGCAGGCGGCGCAGTTGAGGTCCATATCTGTTCCGTCCGGCTGTGGCTTTGATTCAGGATCCGGCTCTGGCTGCGTGGTTTCCCATCCGTGACCGCGCCGAACCTTCATCCACCATTCTCGTGTTCGTAGTACTCCTGCGCGTGCTTCAAATAACAGTGAGCTTCCAATGGAGTTGTCGTAGATCTTCTCGGTGTTGATTTCGTTTTTCCCTTTCACGTATGTTTGTAGTGCCGATTTCAGTTGTGCGCCCTTTAGCCAATTAGAGGTTTCCCAGTAGTGAACCTGCTCACGGATCTCCCGTCCGCTGAGTATCGTCTCGTCGGATAGTGTCATTTGCGCTATGCCTACTTCGCTCATCAGTGTTCTTGTCTTTTTCCTCCAGGCAGTGGAGGTGTCCATGTAGATAAGGTGTCGGTATATCTGGTTAACAAGGTCAGATTCAGGTGCTGTTCGTAATCTTTCTTCATAGGAGATTTTCGCGACCGCTTCTCTGGCTTGGAAGCTAGACCATCCGAGGTCACCCTGGATGGCAGCGTTTGGTGCAGATCTGCCTGTCTCAGTCTGCTTCTTCTCGAGGAAACGGGTCGTGGTTGCTGCTATACAGAGAACTGCGTTGCCGTATGTGAGGCTTGGAACCGCCACTGTTTTCCAGAGTTCACGTAGCACTTCGAATCTGTTGAACGACCACAGAGCCTGAGCGCGGAGCATACCTGCCGATCTGCTTGCCTTGTTCTTTAGTGCTGTTTCATGTTCCTTTAGGTAGTGGCGTTCTGATGTAATTATTACTCCTAGGTATTTAGTTTGCTGTGTGATTTCTACGGGTCTTTCTTGTAGGGTTCCGTGGCCCAAATTGATGTCGATGTTGTTGGGAACGACCTATTTGTATGGCGGCCTGCGCCAAGTTTCGTATTTCCCGCCGCATGCCGCATCCACTGatccataggcgccgactgcgggggcccttgcccccccggaacatgaactaggggggcgccgcctcccccgggaagtc is from Ornithodoros turicata isolate Travis chromosome 8, ASM3712646v1, whole genome shotgun sequence and encodes:
- the LOC135367463 gene encoding ocellar opsin-like, with the protein product MHLVRFPTDDFSSLRLATMSTTMSAMSLLEELASPYMKNGTVVENLPDDMLYMIHPHWYGFRPMNPLWHSLLGFAMVVLGIISVVGNSMVIYIMTTTKSLRTPTNMLVINLAFSDWCMMAFMMPTMAANCFAETWILGPFMCEVYGMVGSLFGCGSIWSMVMITLDRYNVIVRGVAAAPLTHRRAALMILFVWMWSIGWTLLPFFGWSRYVPEGNMTSCTVDYLTKEWWSASYVVAYAGGVYWTPLFVNIFCYSKIVKAVAMHEKQLRVQARKMNVASLRANTEQQKTSAEARLAKIALMTVGLWFMAWTPYLTIAWAGIFSDGTKLTPLATIWGSVFAKANACYNPIVYGISHPKYRSALYRRFPALVCAPPDMSDTRSEASGITTVEEKVMTTET